The Lycium barbarum isolate Lr01 chromosome 9, ASM1917538v2, whole genome shotgun sequence genome has a segment encoding these proteins:
- the LOC132611598 gene encoding uncharacterized protein LOC132611598 — MQQVRSVLRDVCAGEENENHLVAPLHFSQEFDLSSLDADPGERTQILNFHPNHRDAIRRDYLQKRPCQPPLKVFPQTLISGDMHRFNRDWYVEFPDWLEYNKLTQDKHGYEISLAASIRVVRLLVKQGLALQGHDESKASLNRGNFLEILSFYAQECDKIHSFVLEKAPQNDQMTCPLIQKEIVLACKIETIKGIIKELNADYFSLLVDESFDVSRKEQMAVVLRYVDRRGFVMERLLDIVHVKNTSALALKGAIVNLLSQHSLSLS, encoded by the exons ATGCAGCAAGTTCGTAGTGTATTGCGTGATGTTTGTGCGGGAG aagAAAATGAGAATCATTTAGTGGCACCATTGCATTTTTCTCAAGAGTTCGATTTAAGTTCTTTAGACGCCGATCCAGGTGAAAGAACTCAAATCTTGAACTTTCATCCAAATCATCGTGATGCTATTAGAAGAGATTATCTTCAGAAACGCCCTTGTCAACCTCCATTGAAAGTTTTTCCTCAAACGTTGATTTCTGGAGATATGCATCGTTTCAATCGTGATTGGTATGTTGAATTTCCTGATTGGTTAGAATATAAT AAACTTACTCAAGATAAGCATGGGTATGAGATCAGCTTAGCAGCTTCAATTCGTGTAGTGAGACTTCTTGTGAAACAAGGATTGGCACTTCAGGGTCATGATGAATCTAAAGCATCACTTAACAGaggtaattttcttgaaattctttCATTTTATGCTCAAGAGTGTGATAAAATTCATAGTTTTGTATTGGAAAAGGCTCCTCAAAATGATCAAATGACTTGTCCATTGATTCAAAAAGAAATTGTGCTTGCTTGCAAGATTGAAACAATTAAGGGTATCATAAAGGAACTAAATGCTGACTATTTTTCCTTATTGGTTGATGAATCTTTTGATGTATCACGCAAGGAGCAAATGGCAGTTGTTTTACGATATGTTGATAGAAGGGGATTTGTGATGGAGCGACTTCTTGACATTGTTCATGTTAAAAATACTAGTGCTTTAGCTCTAAAAGGTGCAATTGTCAATTTACTTTCTCAACATTCCTTGAGTCTATCTTGA